ACTCCCTGAGAAATCTGCTTTTCCCTAAGGGAGCGGTACACCTGGTCGAATAGCGCGAAATCGACGGCAAGAGGCCCATTCTGCGTCTTGGAATGCCAGAAACGGTACAGGAGGGCGGCGGTCGTTTCGGCGCCCGGAAGCGTCACGGGACGCCCCGGATCGAACGCAGACGACTCGGATGACAAAAGTAGAGGGCCGCAGCCGTAACCGATGGCACCGCCACAGGAAAGGCAACGGTAGTTGCGATCCACCTTCGGGTAGACCTGCGCGCTCACCTTCGCGACATCGAGTTCGCCACGGCGCACCATCTCGTTAAGCGTCTGCACATCGGCAAAATGGACGTCCCATTCGAAGGGAGAATTTTCGAGGCCGTGAACAAGCGCCTCGTAGATAAAGGTGTCGTTAGGACAGGTGGAAATTCCGAGGGAAAGGCGCATAAAGGTATGAGGTCGGGCCTATGGCCCTTTGAGGTTTGAGGTGTCAGAACTTAGATGATTTCGGGAAAAACGGCTTGGCGCAACGCTTCGAGAGCCTCGTTGAATTTCCAGGATTCACGGTCACGGGTAGAGGCCATGTTGCATACGGCGCGGATTTCGAAAACGGGCATATTGTGGGCAATGCAGGCCGATATTCCCGCAGCACCTTCCATGTTTTCGATATCGGCATTGAACATCCTGGAGCGCAAAAGGCCCATTTCTTCGGTACCCGTGCAGCAGTTTACCGTAAGGCCCGCTACCGATTTCAGCTTTTGCAGATGTTTGGGCGCCTGCTCAACAGCTGTTGCGCGGACGGAACTCGGAAACGGATAAAAGGAGCAGTCACGATCCTGATACCCCATGTCGCCAACGGATTCGGCATCCACGCGAACGACATCGAGCACCTTGATTCCGCGGCCAGGATATGCGCCGCAAACTCCGAGGATAAACACGGCAGAAATAGGGATTCCGCGCCGCTTGGCATCCCCTAGCAAGAAAGTCAGGTTCGTCGAAAAATTGAGGATGCCGATGCCCAGAATGCAGGCATAGCCGCTGTCATCCGAAAGTTCGATTAATTTATCTGGAGTAAACTCGTCTGCCGTATCGGCATACTCGGGAAAGAAGGAGGCGAACTCCGCCGGAGTCGCAAACGCAAACAAGTGGTCACGACCGGGGAAATTCATCGGTTACTCCAGTTTTTCGACCGCATCGGCCAGGGATGTTTCAAGTTCAGCGACGCGTTCCACCTTGAGGTTGCAGGGGCGGTCCACTTCGCAACGGGCGGTCGCCACGGCAGTCGCCTTGATTAGACACTTTTCAAATTCCATCCCTACACCGTCGGCATAGAGCCAACCGGCAAAGAAGGAATCGCCCGCGCCAATGCGGTTATTGACCTGAATCTGCGGGGGCTGGATCTGCACGCCCTGGAATTTCTTTTCGACCAGGCGGAAAGCCCTGACCGGAGCGTCTTCGTCCGTGACAACAAGCGTCTTTATCGGGAGGCGTTCCAGCACGGCAGTCGCCGTCATCTTCCAGAACTGCGGACTCGAAAGAACAATGGGAAGACCGAGACGCGTGAGCAGCTTGCAGTATTCCTGCATATTGATTTTCAGCAGTTCCACGCCCTTCTCGAGCCAGGTTTCAATCCCTTCGATGGCATCCACGTAAACTTTCTTCCCCGTAAAGTCGAGGTCGTTCAACAGGGAAACATCGAAGCCCTGCGGGAACGTACCGCACAAGGCCACGCTCTGCGTAGAGCTCCAGTAATCGTTTAGCGTCTGGATAAAGTCTTCGTTCTCGAATTCCGTAAGGTCCGGAGACGGTTCAATCAGTTCCGTCGACTCGCCTTCGCTCACGACAGTCGTGCAGATGCGAGTAGGTTCCTTAATCCACACGGGAGCCTGCTGGATTCCATAGGCGGAGATTTCATCGAAGATTCTCGACCCATGCTCCGAGCCCAGGAAATGCATCATCAGAGGCGTTCCGCCCAAAAGACGGAGCACCAGGCCGCAGTTGATTCCCTTGCCGGAACCGTACTCTTCGACCTTCTTGATGCGGTGAACCTCGCCCGGCGTAAACTTGTCCACATAGAACAAGCGCTGCCAAGCGGGATTAAGCCCGAGAATCAGAACTTCCTGCGACATAGGTTTGCCTAGAAATTGACCTTGAAGAACTTGCGCTTGCCCACCTGGACGACCAACTGGTCTGCGCCCTTGATTTCGATCTGGGCCTGCGGATCGGCAAGCTTTTCGCCACCAATCTTCACACCGCCATTCTGGACCATGCGGCGGGCTTCGCCCTTAGATGCAAAGGCCTTAATGTTCACGAGCAGGTCGAGGGCACCGTACGTGCCAGCATCAACGCTACATTCAGCGGCGTCACTCGGAATGGCGTTACCGCTATGGATTTCGCGTTCCTTGGCGGCAGCGGCCTCGGCGGCTTCGGCGCCGTAATACTGCGTCACGATGTCGATGGCGAGGCGATGCTTTGCGTCGTTCGGGTTCATCTTGCCAGCGGCGATATCTGCCATCATCTGCTTGATTTCTGCAAGCGGGATGTTGGTGAGAAGTTCGAACCAGTTTTCGACGATACTGTCGGCGAGGCTATAAATCTTGTGGTACATCACATCGGCAGGTTCATTAAGGCCCACGTAGTTGCCGATGGACTTACTCATCTTGACCTTGCCGTCGGTACCAAGAAGAATCGGCATGAAAAGACCGATCTGCGGTTCCATGCCTTCGAAAAGCTGCAAGTCGCGACCGCGAAGCACGTTGAACTTCTGGTCGGTGCCGCCGAGTTCCACGTCGCTGTTGATGGCGACGGAATCGTAGCCCTGCATCA
This genomic interval from uncultured Fibrobacter sp. contains the following:
- a CDS encoding 1,4-dihydroxy-6-naphthoate synthase — encoded protein: MRLSLGISTCPNDTFIYEALVHGLENSPFEWDVHFADVQTLNEMVRRGELDVAKVSAQVYPKVDRNYRCLSCGGAIGYGCGPLLLSSESSAFDPGRPVTLPGAETTAALLYRFWHSKTQNGPLAVDFALFDQVYRSLREKQISQGVVIHEHRFTWKRDGLYLLQDLGAFWEENTGTPIPLGIAVAKRSLDDGVISAVESEIRKSLEIARRRPQLVTPFIEKLAQIDDPNVMEAHIRMFVNDFSENVGGPGWAALDSLWALVEGG
- a CDS encoding futalosine hydrolase; the protein is MNFPGRDHLFAFATPAEFASFFPEYADTADEFTPDKLIELSDDSGYACILGIGILNFSTNLTFLLGDAKRRGIPISAVFILGVCGAYPGRGIKVLDVVRVDAESVGDMGYQDRDCSFYPFPSSVRATAVEQAPKHLQKLKSVAGLTVNCCTGTEEMGLLRSRMFNADIENMEGAAGISACIAHNMPVFEIRAVCNMASTRDRESWKFNEALEALRQAVFPEII
- a CDS encoding 1-phosphofructokinase family hexose kinase; the protein is MSQEVLILGLNPAWQRLFYVDKFTPGEVHRIKKVEEYGSGKGINCGLVLRLLGGTPLMMHFLGSEHGSRIFDEISAYGIQQAPVWIKEPTRICTTVVSEGESTELIEPSPDLTEFENEDFIQTLNDYWSSTQSVALCGTFPQGFDVSLLNDLDFTGKKVYVDAIEGIETWLEKGVELLKINMQEYCKLLTRLGLPIVLSSPQFWKMTATAVLERLPIKTLVVTDEDAPVRAFRLVEKKFQGVQIQPPQIQVNNRIGAGDSFFAGWLYADGVGMEFEKCLIKATAVATARCEVDRPCNLKVERVAELETSLADAVEKLE
- the tyrS gene encoding tyrosine--tRNA ligase: MQGYDSVAINSDVELGGTDQKFNVLRGRDLQLFEGMEPQIGLFMPILLGTDGKVKMSKSIGNYVGLNEPADVMYHKIYSLADSIVENWFELLTNIPLAEIKQMMADIAAGKMNPNDAKHRLAIDIVTQYYGAEAAEAAAAKEREIHSGNAIPSDAAECSVDAGTYGALDLLVNIKAFASKGEARRMVQNGGVKIGGEKLADPQAQIEIKGADQLVVQVGKRKFFKVNF